A genomic segment from Geitlerinema sp. PCC 7407 encodes:
- the nifJ gene encoding pyruvate:ferredoxin (flavodoxin) oxidoreductase, with translation MRTKTFATLDGNEAVARVAYRLSEVIAIYPITPASPMGEWADAWSSASQPNLWGTVPAVVEMQSEGGAAGTVHGALQAGSLTTTFTASQGLLLMIPNLYKIAGELTPAVIHIAARSLAAQALSIFGDHSDVMAVRATGCALLCSASVQEAQDMAAIATRATLATRIPFLHFFDGFRTSHEIQKVALLEDDELRGFIPEDLVLAHRARALTPDRPVIRGTAQNPDVYFQARETVNRFYNAAPGAVQDAMDEFARLTGRQYQLYEYYGHPEADRVAVLMGSGCETVHETVDALMAQGERVGVLKVRLYRPWSLQRFVKALPSTVRAIAVLDRTKEPGSMGEPLYLDVVNALVESQRFSPLPVVVGGRYGLSSKEFTPAMVKAAFDNLSLPDPKNHFTLGIEDDITHTSLAYDPTFSTEPASVVRSIFYGLGSDGTVGANKNSIKIIGEETDNYAQGYFVYDSKKSGSVTVSHLRFGPNPIRSTYLVSRANFVACHQWEFVEKFDLLGAAEPHGVFLLNSPYSPEETWARLPAKLRSQIRDRQLSVYTIDASRVAREAGMGGHINTVMQVCFFAVAGVLPREEAIARIQQSIRKTYGKKGEAVVEMNLRAVDQTLEHLYPVDYLHYATPSTGPDTERSPIPDTAPAFVREVLGKIIGREGDSLPVSALPIDGTYPCGTSKWEKRNIAQEIPVWDPDVCVQCGKCVMVCPHAVIRAKVYEPEQLAHAPDAFKHTAARDHDWADLQFTIQVAAEDCTGCGVCVDVCPAKNRAEPRKKAINMAPQLPLREQEQENWDFFLGLPNPPRDQLKLSKIAQQQMQEPLFEFSGACGGCGETPYIKLVTQLFGDRMMVANATGCSSIYGGNLPTTPWTTNAEGRGPAWSNSLFEDNAEFGLGFRVAIDKHTEQARELLESLSPPRDSSSPLPAELVAAILDAVQQDEADIVEQRDRVEQLKQALDAWTASLEGLAAHQALRNRLQSLHSLANYLVKKSVWIIGGDGWAYDIGYGGLDHVLASGRNVNILVLDTEVYSNTGGQMSKATPRGAVAKFAAGGKPAPKKDLGLMAMTYGNAYVASVAMGARDEHTLKAFLEAESYPGPSLIIAYSHCIAHGIDMTTGMQQQKVAVDSGRWLLYRYDPRRTERGENPLILDSRSPKLPVETAMYSENRFKMLTRSKPEDAKRLVQEAQADVNTRWQMYQYLAARSLQDGHGNGHSAQPQPPSELTAQ, from the coding sequence ATGCGAACCAAGACCTTTGCCACCCTCGACGGTAACGAAGCCGTCGCGCGGGTTGCCTACCGCCTCAGTGAAGTCATTGCTATCTATCCCATCACGCCCGCCTCGCCGATGGGAGAGTGGGCGGACGCGTGGTCCTCGGCCAGTCAGCCCAATCTGTGGGGTACCGTGCCCGCCGTGGTCGAAATGCAGAGCGAAGGCGGCGCCGCTGGCACGGTCCACGGCGCGCTGCAGGCGGGATCGCTCACCACGACCTTTACGGCGTCCCAGGGCTTGCTGCTCATGATCCCCAACCTCTACAAGATTGCTGGGGAGCTGACGCCGGCGGTGATTCACATTGCGGCGCGATCGCTGGCGGCCCAGGCCCTCTCGATTTTTGGGGATCACAGCGATGTGATGGCGGTGCGGGCCACCGGGTGCGCCCTGCTGTGCTCTGCCTCGGTCCAGGAAGCCCAGGACATGGCGGCGATCGCCACTCGGGCCACCCTGGCCACCCGCATTCCCTTTTTGCACTTCTTCGACGGCTTCCGCACCTCCCACGAGATCCAGAAAGTGGCGCTCCTGGAGGACGATGAGCTGCGCGGCTTTATTCCGGAGGATCTGGTGCTGGCCCATCGCGCCCGCGCCCTCACCCCCGATCGCCCGGTGATTCGCGGCACTGCCCAAAACCCCGACGTCTACTTCCAGGCCCGGGAGACCGTGAACCGCTTCTACAATGCCGCTCCGGGGGCGGTGCAAGACGCGATGGACGAGTTTGCTCGCCTGACGGGGCGGCAATACCAGCTCTACGAGTACTACGGCCACCCCGAGGCGGACCGGGTCGCGGTGCTGATGGGCTCGGGCTGTGAGACAGTCCACGAAACCGTGGATGCCCTGATGGCCCAGGGGGAACGGGTGGGCGTCCTGAAGGTGCGTCTCTACCGGCCCTGGAGTCTCCAGCGCTTTGTGAAGGCGCTGCCCAGCACTGTGCGGGCGATCGCCGTTTTGGACCGCACCAAGGAGCCCGGCAGCATGGGCGAACCCCTCTACCTCGACGTGGTCAATGCCCTGGTCGAAAGCCAGCGCTTTAGCCCGCTGCCGGTGGTGGTGGGCGGTCGCTACGGCCTCTCCTCCAAGGAGTTCACCCCGGCTATGGTGAAGGCGGCCTTTGACAACTTGTCCTTGCCCGATCCCAAGAATCACTTCACCCTGGGCATCGAGGACGACATTACCCACACGTCGCTGGCCTACGATCCCACCTTCTCCACTGAGCCGGCCAGCGTGGTGCGATCGATCTTTTACGGCCTGGGCTCCGACGGCACCGTGGGCGCCAACAAGAACTCGATCAAAATCATTGGCGAAGAAACGGACAACTACGCCCAGGGCTACTTTGTCTACGACTCCAAGAAATCGGGCTCGGTGACGGTGTCCCACCTGCGCTTTGGCCCGAACCCGATTCGCTCGACCTACCTGGTCAGCCGCGCCAACTTTGTGGCCTGCCACCAGTGGGAGTTTGTGGAAAAATTTGACCTGCTGGGGGCGGCTGAACCCCACGGAGTCTTTTTGCTCAACAGCCCCTATAGCCCCGAGGAAACCTGGGCGCGCCTGCCCGCCAAGCTGCGATCGCAAATCCGCGATCGCCAGCTGTCGGTGTACACCATCGACGCTTCGCGGGTGGCTCGAGAGGCGGGCATGGGCGGCCACATCAACACCGTCATGCAGGTGTGCTTCTTTGCAGTGGCGGGGGTGCTGCCTCGCGAAGAGGCGATCGCTCGCATCCAGCAGTCCATCCGCAAGACCTACGGCAAGAAGGGCGAAGCTGTGGTCGAGATGAACCTGCGGGCCGTGGACCAGACCCTGGAGCACCTGTATCCGGTGGACTACCTCCACTACGCCACCCCCAGCACCGGCCCAGACACTGAGCGATCGCCCATCCCCGACACGGCTCCGGCCTTTGTGCGCGAAGTCCTTGGCAAAATCATTGGCCGCGAAGGAGACTCTCTGCCCGTCAGCGCCCTGCCCATCGACGGCACCTACCCCTGCGGCACCTCCAAGTGGGAAAAACGCAACATCGCTCAGGAAATCCCGGTGTGGGACCCCGACGTGTGCGTCCAGTGCGGCAAATGCGTCATGGTCTGCCCCCACGCCGTCATCCGCGCCAAGGTCTACGAGCCGGAGCAGCTCGCCCACGCCCCCGACGCTTTCAAGCACACGGCGGCCCGAGATCACGACTGGGCCGACCTCCAGTTCACCATCCAGGTGGCAGCGGAAGATTGCACCGGCTGCGGCGTCTGCGTCGACGTCTGCCCCGCCAAGAATCGGGCCGAGCCGCGCAAAAAAGCCATTAATATGGCGCCCCAGCTGCCCCTGCGGGAGCAAGAGCAGGAAAACTGGGACTTCTTCTTGGGGCTGCCCAACCCGCCGCGCGACCAGCTCAAGCTCAGCAAGATCGCCCAGCAGCAGATGCAAGAGCCCCTATTCGAGTTCTCGGGCGCCTGCGGCGGCTGCGGCGAAACGCCGTACATCAAGCTGGTAACCCAGCTCTTCGGCGATCGCATGATGGTGGCCAACGCCACGGGCTGCTCCTCCATCTACGGCGGCAACCTGCCCACCACGCCCTGGACCACCAACGCCGAGGGGCGCGGTCCGGCCTGGTCCAACTCCCTGTTTGAAGACAATGCCGAGTTTGGTCTGGGCTTCCGGGTGGCCATCGACAAGCACACCGAGCAGGCCCGCGAACTCCTAGAGAGCCTCTCGCCGCCGAGGGACAGCAGCTCTCCGCTCCCGGCGGAGCTGGTCGCCGCGATTTTGGATGCTGTCCAGCAGGACGAAGCCGACATCGTCGAGCAGCGCGATCGCGTGGAGCAGCTCAAGCAGGCCCTAGATGCCTGGACCGCCTCCCTGGAGGGCCTCGCAGCTCATCAGGCTCTGCGCAACCGGCTCCAGAGCCTCCACTCCCTGGCCAACTACCTGGTCAAGAAGAGCGTGTGGATCATCGGCGGGGACGGCTGGGCCTACGACATCGGCTACGGCGGCCTGGACCATGTCCTCGCCAGCGGCCGCAACGTGAATATCCTGGTGCTCGACACCGAGGTCTACTCCAACACCGGCGGCCAAATGTCCAAGGCAACGCCTCGGGGGGCGGTGGCCAAGTTCGCGGCAGGGGGCAAACCCGCGCCCAAGAAAGATCTGGGCCTGATGGCCATGACCTACGGCAACGCCTACGTGGCCAGCGTGGCCATGGGAGCCCGCGACGAGCACACCCTCAAGGCCTTCCTGGAGGCGGAGTCCTACCCCGGTCCGTCCCTGATCATTGCCTACTCCCACTGCATCGCCCACGGCATCGACATGACCACCGGCATGCAGCAGCAAAAGGTCGCTGTCGATTCGGGCCGCTGGCTCCTCTACCGCTACGATCCCCGCCGAACCGAGCGCGGCGAAAACCCGCTGATCCTCGATTCGCGATCGCCCAAGCTGCCCGTCGAGACCGCCATGTACAGCGAAAACCGCTTCAAGATGCTGACCCGCAGCAAGCCCGAAGACGCCAAGCGCCTTGTCCAGGAGGCCCAGGCCGACGTCAACACTCGCTGGCAAATGTATCAGTACCTCGCGGCGCGATCGCTCCAGGACGGCCACGGTAATGGCCACTCGGCCCAGCCCCAGCCTCCCTCGGAGCTGACAGCGCAATAG
- a CDS encoding HypC/HybG/HupF family hydrogenase formation chaperone: MCLAVPGQIVSIAESPDHPDQPDLWRSGQVSFGGVLKTISLAYVPEACVGDYVIVHVGFALSVVDEAEAQRTLEDLAVLRESAPTPGTH; encoded by the coding sequence ATGTGCCTTGCCGTTCCGGGTCAAATCGTGAGCATTGCCGAGAGTCCTGACCATCCCGATCAGCCAGACCTGTGGCGATCGGGCCAGGTGAGCTTTGGGGGCGTGCTCAAAACCATCAGCTTGGCCTACGTTCCCGAGGCCTGCGTGGGGGACTACGTGATTGTCCACGTGGGCTTTGCCCTGAGCGTTGTGGACGAAGCGGAAGCCCAGCGCACCTTAGAGGATCTGGCGGTGTTGCGAGAGAGCGCCCCCACCCCAGGCACCCACTAG
- the hypF gene encoding carbamoyltransferase HypF → MASLRLTCVSGLQRLAVHAEGVVQGVGFRPFVYGLATELGLTGWVKNSSAGVSVEVEGDRPALEQFIARLQTDKPNHSRLTQVDVDWLSPCGYSHFEIRDSQDQGSKTALILPDLATCPDCLREMHDPSDRRYRYPFTNCTHCGPRFSILRSLPYDRPNTTMVGFQMCRACQAEYHNPRDRRFHAQPTACPACGPQLALWDRAGNTLATGDDALLAAADALCRGDILALKGLGGFHLMVDARNGGAVHRLRRRKHRPDKPLALMYPSLTAVKQDCWVSELEASLLTSPAAPIVLLERRLGADLPPAIAPGNPNLGVMLPYTPLHHLLLEELECPVVATSGNQSSEPICIDETDALSRLGAIADVFLVHDRPIARPVDDSIVRVMAGEPGVLRRARGYAPLSLSLPPTLVAEDAVVLGVGGHLKNTVAVAHHRTLILSQHLGDLENLPTVARFREAIAQLTALYDVQPQAIGCDAHPDYHATQFAHTLGATVIPVQHHYAHVLACLLENQVEPPVLGIAWDGTGYGLDGTLWGGEFLQVPAAAAAPAAGFVRFGSLAPFRLPGGELAVREPRRSALGLLVSCLGEAAWSLDQLAPLRAFESGERSVLRTMVERELNAPLTSSAGRWFDAVASVLDLCQVSTFEGQGAMALEAAIAGYATDAHYAYTLEADPQGRWLLNPRPAISEILADQQRGVPVSAIAAQFHNTLVAGMVALARKAGVEAIALTGGCFQNRYLLERAIDQLQAAGFVVYWHRRIPPNDGGLAVGQVAAVLRSPR, encoded by the coding sequence ATGGCCAGCTTACGGTTAACCTGCGTCTCGGGTCTGCAACGCCTCGCGGTGCACGCGGAAGGCGTGGTGCAGGGGGTGGGGTTTCGGCCCTTTGTCTATGGGCTGGCAACGGAGCTGGGCCTGACGGGCTGGGTAAAAAATTCATCTGCTGGGGTTTCGGTGGAAGTCGAGGGCGATCGCCCGGCCCTGGAGCAGTTCATCGCTCGCCTGCAAACCGACAAGCCAAACCACAGCCGCCTGACCCAGGTGGACGTTGACTGGCTGTCGCCCTGCGGCTACAGCCACTTCGAAATTCGCGATTCCCAAGACCAGGGTTCGAAGACCGCCCTAATTTTGCCGGACCTGGCAACCTGTCCCGACTGTCTGCGTGAGATGCACGATCCGAGCGATCGCCGCTACCGCTATCCCTTTACCAACTGCACCCACTGCGGCCCGCGCTTTAGCATTTTGCGATCGCTCCCCTACGACCGGCCCAATACGACCATGGTCGGCTTTCAGATGTGCCGGGCCTGCCAGGCCGAATACCACAACCCGCGCGATCGCCGCTTCCATGCCCAGCCGACGGCCTGCCCCGCGTGCGGCCCCCAGCTTGCCCTGTGGGACCGGGCGGGCAACACGCTGGCCACCGGGGATGACGCCCTGCTGGCCGCCGCCGATGCCCTGTGCCGAGGCGATATCCTGGCCCTCAAGGGGCTGGGGGGCTTTCATTTGATGGTGGACGCTCGCAACGGCGGGGCGGTCCATCGCCTGCGCCGCCGCAAACACCGCCCCGACAAGCCTTTGGCCCTAATGTATCCGTCTTTGACGGCGGTGAAGCAAGACTGCTGGGTGTCGGAGCTGGAGGCGTCCCTGCTGACCTCGCCTGCAGCGCCGATCGTGCTGCTGGAGCGGCGGCTGGGGGCGGATTTGCCCCCGGCGATCGCCCCCGGTAACCCCAACCTGGGCGTGATGCTGCCCTACACGCCCCTCCATCACCTGCTGCTGGAGGAGCTGGAGTGTCCGGTGGTGGCCACGAGCGGTAACCAGAGCAGTGAGCCGATCTGTATTGATGAAACCGATGCCCTGAGCCGCTTGGGGGCGATCGCCGATGTCTTTTTGGTCCACGATCGCCCGATTGCGCGACCCGTCGATGACTCCATCGTGCGGGTGATGGCGGGGGAACCCGGGGTGCTGCGGCGAGCGCGGGGCTACGCGCCGCTGTCGCTGTCCCTGCCGCCGACCCTAGTCGCTGAAGACGCCGTAGTTCTGGGGGTTGGGGGCCATCTGAAAAACACCGTGGCCGTCGCCCACCACCGCACCTTGATCCTGAGTCAGCACCTGGGAGATCTGGAAAACCTGCCCACGGTGGCGCGCTTTCGGGAGGCGATCGCCCAGCTCACGGCCCTCTATGACGTCCAGCCCCAGGCCATCGGCTGTGATGCCCATCCGGACTATCACGCTACCCAGTTTGCCCACACCCTGGGCGCCACCGTGATCCCCGTCCAGCACCACTACGCCCACGTCCTGGCCTGCCTGCTAGAAAACCAGGTCGAGCCGCCGGTCCTGGGGATCGCCTGGGACGGCACGGGCTACGGCCTCGACGGCACCCTGTGGGGCGGCGAATTTTTGCAGGTGCCCGCCGCTGCGGCGGCCCCGGCGGCTGGTTTTGTTCGGTTTGGCTCCCTGGCGCCCTTCCGGCTGCCGGGCGGCGAGCTGGCGGTGCGCGAGCCGCGCCGCAGCGCCCTGGGGCTGCTGGTGAGCTGCCTGGGAGAGGCCGCTTGGTCGCTGGACCAGCTGGCACCGCTGCGGGCCTTCGAGTCGGGGGAGCGATCGGTGCTGCGCACCATGGTCGAGCGGGAGCTAAATGCGCCCCTGACCTCCAGCGCGGGCCGCTGGTTTGATGCGGTGGCTTCTGTGCTCGATCTCTGTCAGGTCAGCACCTTTGAGGGACAAGGGGCCATGGCCCTGGAGGCGGCGATCGCCGGTTACGCCACTGATGCCCACTATGCCTACACCCTAGAGGCCGATCCCCAGGGCCGCTGGCTGCTCAATCCCCGGCCCGCCATCTCCGAAATCCTGGCCGATCAGCAGCGCGGGGTGCCGGTGAGCGCGATCGCGGCTCAGTTCCACAACACCCTGGTGGCCGGTATGGTCGCCCTGGCCCGCAAGGCCGGTGTGGAGGCGATCGCCCTTACAGGGGGCTGCTTCCAAAACCGCTATCTGCTGGAGCGCGCTATCGATCAGTTGCAGGCGGCAGGTTTCGTAGTGTACTGGCATCGCCGCATTCCGCCCAATGACGGCGGCCTCGCCGTTGGCCAAGTGGCTGCGGTGCTGCGATCGCCCCGCTAG
- the hypB gene encoding hydrogenase nickel incorporation protein HypB — translation MCQDCGCSEIQAIAINGVVQAPLPPDAAVPHAHSHSHPHPHTHSHPPGDAEPQTLQVHAALLSKNDRFAERNRGYFSAKHLLVLNILSSPGAGKTALIERLIRETAAGAPTGRSPRVGVIVGDLETDEDARRLRQAGAPAVQITTGTACHLEADMVAQAMEQLDLDALDWLIVENVGNLVCPAAYDLGETLRVVLLSTTEGEEKPLKYPTAFKSADVVVINKIDIAEAVGFDRGRAIANIRVMAPQARLFEVSARTGQGIEPLIQYLGSQGRSPQAVAGGQSWPAYG, via the coding sequence ATGTGCCAAGACTGCGGATGCAGTGAAATTCAAGCCATCGCTATTAATGGGGTTGTTCAAGCCCCGCTTCCACCGGATGCTGCTGTCCCCCACGCCCATTCTCACTCTCACCCTCACCCCCACACCCACTCTCACCCTCCCGGGGATGCTGAGCCGCAAACCCTGCAGGTACACGCTGCTCTGCTCTCGAAGAACGATCGCTTTGCGGAGCGCAATCGCGGCTATTTCTCTGCCAAGCATCTCCTTGTTTTAAATATTTTGTCGTCTCCGGGAGCCGGAAAAACGGCGCTGATTGAGCGGCTGATTCGCGAGACGGCTGCTGGCGCACCAACCGGGCGATCGCCGCGGGTCGGCGTGATCGTGGGCGATCTGGAAACCGACGAAGATGCTCGGCGACTGCGTCAGGCAGGCGCTCCGGCAGTGCAGATCACCACGGGGACCGCCTGCCACCTGGAAGCCGATATGGTGGCCCAGGCCATGGAGCAGCTCGATCTGGACGCCCTGGACTGGCTGATTGTGGAAAATGTGGGCAATTTGGTTTGCCCCGCTGCCTACGATCTGGGCGAGACCCTGCGGGTGGTGCTGCTGTCGACCACCGAGGGCGAGGAAAAACCGCTGAAGTATCCTACGGCCTTTAAGTCGGCGGATGTGGTGGTGATCAACAAGATCGATATCGCCGAAGCGGTGGGCTTTGACCGGGGGCGGGCGATCGCCAATATTCGGGTGATGGCGCCCCAGGCGAGGCTGTTTGAAGTATCTGCCCGGACCGGCCAGGGGATAGAGCCCCTGATCCAGTACCTAGGCAGCCAAGGGCGATCGCCCCAGGCGGTGGCGGGAGGGCAGTCATGGCCAGCTTACGGTTAA
- the hypA gene encoding hydrogenase maturation nickel metallochaperone HypA gives MHEVGIMQNTLEIALQHAAQQGASRIHQITLRVGDLSGVEPEALRFAFDVITQGTLAEQATLTIDRVPARCYCPQCHQEFQPTDWIYACPHCEQVSADLRQGRELELASMEIS, from the coding sequence ATGCATGAAGTCGGCATAATGCAAAACACCCTAGAAATTGCGCTTCAGCATGCTGCTCAGCAAGGCGCTTCTCGCATTCATCAGATCACGCTGCGGGTCGGCGATCTCTCCGGGGTAGAGCCCGAGGCGCTGCGGTTCGCCTTTGACGTGATCACCCAGGGCACCCTCGCCGAACAGGCAACCTTGACCATCGATCGGGTGCCGGCCCGCTGCTACTGCCCCCAGTGCCACCAAGAGTTTCAGCCGACGGACTGGATCTACGCCTGTCCTCACTGCGAGCAGGTCAGTGCCGATCTGCGCCAGGGCCGAGAGCTAGAACTCGCTTCCATGGAGATTTCTTAA
- a CDS encoding Calvin cycle protein CP12 has protein sequence MESGRNSHPTLFERIQSATEEAHRVSELYGPDSPESAAAWDVVEELQAEAAHQKDHPGHFRNPNKSFAAYCEEYPESSEARVYDS, from the coding sequence ATGGAATCTGGACGCAATAGTCATCCCACTCTCTTTGAAAGAATCCAAAGCGCAACCGAAGAAGCGCACCGAGTCTCAGAGCTCTATGGGCCTGACTCTCCCGAAAGCGCGGCCGCCTGGGATGTGGTCGAAGAGCTCCAGGCCGAGGCCGCTCACCAGAAAGATCACCCGGGGCATTTTCGCAATCCAAATAAGTCTTTTGCGGCTTACTGCGAAGAATATCCCGAGTCGTCTGAAGCCCGAGTGTACGACAGCTAA
- a CDS encoding hydrogenase maturation protease — MMDYLIIGFGNTLRGDDGVGPQVAEAIAQWQLANVRSRSVHQLTPELAAEIAQAQTVIFVDATVQGETVQWRAIAAGAEAPCTAHYADPRSLLVISQILYGRSPQAYELLIPAVDFSFGETLSETTKNNLKVALEKLKKILGSDLQKA, encoded by the coding sequence ATGATGGACTATCTCATCATTGGGTTTGGGAATACCCTGCGAGGAGATGACGGGGTCGGTCCCCAGGTGGCAGAGGCGATCGCTCAGTGGCAGCTTGCCAACGTGCGATCGCGCTCGGTTCATCAGCTGACGCCGGAGCTGGCCGCTGAGATAGCCCAGGCCCAGACGGTGATTTTTGTGGATGCGACGGTGCAAGGGGAGACTGTGCAGTGGCGAGCGATCGCCGCTGGCGCAGAGGCCCCCTGCACCGCTCACTATGCAGACCCGCGATCGCTGCTAGTCATCAGTCAAATCCTCTACGGGCGATCGCCCCAAGCCTATGAACTTTTGATACCAGCCGTTGACTTTTCCTTTGGAGAAACCCTGTCTGAAACAACAAAAAACAACCTAAAAGTTGCCTTAGAAAAACTTAAGAAGATTCTTGGTTCAGACCTCCAAAAAGCGTGA
- a CDS encoding Ni/Fe hydrogenase subunit alpha: MSKTVVIDPVTRIEGHAKISIFLDEAGDVSEARFHVVEYRGFEKFCEGRPFTEMAGITARICGICPVSHLLASAKTGDKILAVKIPIAAEKLRRMMNLAQIIQSHSLSFFHLSSPDFLLGWDSDPAKRSVFGLIEANPDLARAGIRLRQFGQTVIELLGARKIHAAWTVPGGVRSPLSEEARQWIRDRLPESLDTIHLALGLFKDLIDGALKEEINIFGQFPSLFMGLVGADNQWEHYDGRLRFTDSQGQIVADGLSEDDYETFLGEAVEHWSYLKFPYYKPLGYPGGIYRVGPLARLNVCSHIGNPAADRELKEFRDRSGGVVTSSFLYHYARLIEILACLEKIQDLVEDPDVVSKRVRSEGGVNQLEAIGVSEAPRGTLFHHYKVDENGLIQKVNLIIATGQNNLAMNQTVTQIAKEYIHNGLDEGGIPEGFLNRVEAGIRCFDPCLSCSTHAAGQMPLHVQLIAPDGAVVKERYRG, from the coding sequence ATGTCTAAAACCGTTGTCATTGATCCGGTGACCCGCATTGAGGGACACGCCAAAATCTCTATCTTTTTGGATGAGGCGGGAGATGTCTCCGAAGCGCGCTTCCACGTGGTGGAGTATCGGGGCTTTGAGAAATTTTGTGAGGGGCGTCCCTTCACCGAAATGGCTGGTATCACTGCCCGCATCTGCGGAATCTGCCCCGTCAGTCACCTGCTAGCCTCCGCCAAGACCGGCGACAAAATCCTGGCGGTGAAGATCCCCATCGCGGCAGAAAAGCTGCGGCGGATGATGAATTTGGCCCAGATCATCCAGTCTCACTCTCTCTCTTTTTTCCACTTGAGCAGTCCGGATTTCTTGCTGGGGTGGGACAGCGATCCGGCCAAGCGCAGCGTCTTTGGGCTGATCGAGGCGAACCCAGACTTGGCGCGGGCCGGCATCCGTCTGCGCCAGTTCGGGCAGACCGTGATCGAGCTGCTGGGCGCCCGCAAGATCCATGCGGCCTGGACCGTGCCGGGCGGCGTGCGATCGCCCCTATCGGAGGAGGCGCGCCAGTGGATCCGCGATCGCCTGCCCGAATCCCTCGACACGATCCATCTTGCCCTGGGCCTCTTTAAAGATCTCATCGACGGAGCCTTAAAAGAGGAGATTAATATCTTTGGGCAATTTCCCTCGCTGTTTATGGGACTGGTGGGAGCCGACAACCAGTGGGAGCACTACGACGGGCGTCTGCGCTTCACCGATAGCCAAGGCCAGATCGTCGCCGATGGTCTCAGCGAAGACGACTATGAAACCTTTTTGGGAGAAGCGGTCGAGCACTGGTCTTACCTGAAATTCCCCTATTACAAGCCGCTGGGCTATCCCGGCGGGATCTATCGCGTGGGGCCGCTGGCGCGCCTAAATGTGTGCAGCCACATCGGCAACCCGGCCGCCGATCGCGAACTGAAGGAATTTCGCGATCGCTCGGGTGGGGTAGTCACCTCGTCATTTCTCTATCACTATGCCCGCCTAATTGAGATCCTGGCCTGCCTAGAGAAGATCCAAGATCTCGTCGAAGATCCAGACGTGGTCTCCAAGCGCGTGCGGTCCGAGGGCGGCGTCAACCAGCTAGAGGCCATCGGCGTCAGCGAAGCGCCCCGAGGCACGCTCTTTCACCACTACAAAGTGGATGAAAACGGCCTGATTCAAAAGGTCAACCTGATCATTGCCACGGGCCAAAATAACCTGGCCATGAACCAAACCGTCACCCAGATTGCCAAAGAATATATCCACAATGGACTGGATGAGGGAGGCATCCCGGAAGGGTTCCTAAACCGCGTGGAGGCTGGGATTCGCTGCTTTGATCCGTGCCTTTCTTGCTCGACCCACGCAGCGGGCCAGATGCCCCTCCATGTGCAGCTGATCGCGCCGGATGGCGCGGTGGTGAAAGAGCGCTATCGAGGCTAG
- a CDS encoding NAD(P)-dependent nickel-iron dehydrogenase subunit HoxY, with protein sequence MDKIKFATVWLAGCSGCHMSFLDLDEWLLELAQHVDVVYSPVGSDLKNYPENVDVCLVEGAIANDENLALIREVRQRTKILVSFGDCAVTANVPGMRNLLGSAEPVLKRSYLELADNTRQLPHEPGIVPELLDRVMPVHEVIPVDIFMPGCPPSADRIRATLEPLLRGDRPQMEGRDMIKFG encoded by the coding sequence ATGGACAAGATAAAATTTGCCACGGTTTGGCTGGCGGGCTGCTCGGGCTGCCACATGTCGTTTTTGGATCTAGATGAGTGGCTGCTGGAGCTGGCGCAGCATGTGGATGTGGTCTATAGCCCCGTGGGCTCGGACCTCAAAAATTATCCCGAGAATGTCGATGTATGTCTGGTGGAAGGGGCGATCGCCAATGACGAAAACCTCGCCCTGATTCGGGAGGTGCGCCAGCGCACCAAGATCCTGGTCTCCTTTGGGGACTGCGCCGTCACTGCCAATGTCCCCGGTATGCGCAACCTCCTGGGCAGCGCTGAGCCGGTCCTCAAGCGCTCCTATCTGGAGCTGGCGGACAATACTCGCCAACTGCCCCACGAGCCGGGCATCGTGCCGGAGCTGCTCGATCGGGTGATGCCGGTGCACGAAGTGATCCCTGTTGATATTTTCATGCCGGGCTGTCCTCCCTCCGCCGATCGGATTCGCGCCACCCTAGAGCCGCTGCTCCGGGGCGATCGCCCCCAGATGGAAGGGCGCGACATGATCAAATTTGGCTAA